In one window of Helianthus annuus cultivar XRQ/B chromosome 17, HanXRQr2.0-SUNRISE, whole genome shotgun sequence DNA:
- the LOC118489201 gene encoding U4/U6 small nuclear ribonucleoprotein PRP4-like protein encodes MEIDEKENPNPNPNSNSTTPPPAQIAPIEPPIPLIPPPIAPIPRPLAPIPSVRPPNGETAKKTTEDAASDEDGDDSGPEYEVSEESRLFREKKEKAKQDFLMKQRAAALAVPTNDKAVRSRLRRLGEPVTLFGEREMERRDRLRMIMAKLDSEGRLDTLMKVLEEEEAAVNVEDGGGEDEGEMVEYPFYTEGSTALLKARFEIAKESVVKAAVRLGRARRKRDDPDEDVDAEINWALDGAKSFALDCSEIGDVRPLAGCSFSCDGKFLATCSLTGVAKIWSMPGVNSVSSLKGHAERATDVKFSPTNDQVATASADRTAKLWNTEGTLLNTYTGHLDRLARVAFHPSGKYLGTTSFDKTWRLWDTETGDELLLQEGHSRSVYGLAFHPDGSLVASCGLDALARVWDLRSGRSILALEGHVKPVLGISFSPNGYHLATGGEDNTCRIWDLRKKRSLYTIPAHANLISDIKFEPQEGYFLVTASYDMTAKIWSSRDFKPVKVLSGHEAKVTSVDVAADGQSIATVSHDRTIKLWSSKNAEKDKAMDVD; translated from the exons ATGGAGATTGACGAAAAagaaaaccctaaccctaaccctaactctaattccaccactccaccaccgGCTCAAATTGCACCAATTGAACCACCAATTCCACTAATTCCGCCCCCAATCGCCCCAATTCCCCGTCCACTCGCCCCCATTCCGTCAGTCCGTCCACCAAATGGCGAAACCGCAAAGAAAACCACCGAAGACGCCGCTTCAGATGAAGACGGCGACGATTCAGGCCCGGAGTACGAGGTTTCAGAAGAGAGCAGGTTGTTCagagagaaaaaggagaaagcgAAACAGGATTTCTTAATGAAGCAACGCGCTGCGGCATTAGCGGTTCCGACGAACGACAAGGCGGTGAGGTCTCGGCTGAGGCGGTTAGGGGAACCGGTGACATTGTTCGGTGAGAGGGAGATGGAGAGAAGAGATAGGTTGAGGATGATTATGGCGAAGTTGGATTCGGAAGGGCGGTTGGATACGCTGATGAAGGTTTTGGAGGAGGAAGAAGCGGCGGTGAATGTGGAGGATGGAGGGGGGGAAGATGAAGGGGAGATGGTTGAGTATCCGTTTTATACGGAGGGGTCAACTGCGTTGTTGAAAGCACGGTTTGAGATTGCGAAGGAGTCGGTGGTGAAGGCTGCGGTGAGGTTGGGAAGGGCTAGGAGGAAGAGGGATGATCCGGATGAAGATGTGGATGCGGAGATTAATTGGGCGTTGGATGGTGCGAAGAGCTTTGCGTTGGATTGTAGTGAGATTGGGGATGTGAGACCGCTTGCAGGGTGCTCGTTTTCGTGTGATGGCAAGTTTCTTGCTACATG TTCTTTAACTGGAGTTGCTAAAATATGGAGCATGCCAGGAGTAAACAGTGTGTCCTCACTAAAGGGGCACGCTGAACGAGCAACCGATGTTAAATTTTCTCCGACAAATGACCAAGTCGCCACTGCTTCTGCTGACCGGACTGCAAAATTATGGAACACAGAAGGAACTCTGTTAAATACATACACGGGTCATTTGGACCGGCTAGCTCGTGTGGCGTTCCATCCATCAGGGAAATATTTAGGTACAACTAGCTTTGATAAGACCTGGAGATTATGGGATACAGAGACTGGTGACGAGTTACTTCTTCAAGAAGGTCATAGCCGAAGTGTGTATGGTTTGGCTTTTCACCCTGATGGCTCGCTAGTCGCGTCATGCGGGCTTGATGCACTTGCTCGTGTGTGGGACTTACGGTCAGGGAGAAGCATTCTTGCCTTAGAAGGTCATGTGAAGCCG GTTCTGGGTATCAGTTTCTCGCCAAATGGGTATCATTTAGCAACAGGAGGTGAAGATAACACTTGTAGAATTTGGGATTTGAGGAAGAAGAGATCACTGTACACAATCCCTGCACATGCAAATCTTATTTCTGATATTAAGTTTGAGCCTCAAGAGGGATACTTTTTGGTAACCGCTTCTTATGATATGACTGCTAAG ATCTGGTCATCCAGAGATTTTAAACCTGTCAAAGTCCTTTCCGGTCACGAAGCTAAAGTTACATCTGTTGATGTAGCTGCAG ATGGGCAAAGTATTGCGACTGTTTCTCATGACAGGACAATTAAACTATGGTCTAGCAAAAATGCTGAAAAGGATAAGGCAATGGATGTTGACTGA